The nucleotide sequence TGTTCTTGGGCCATTCATCGATGAAATGGTGCATTACTTTATGGGGTCTATCATCCTCACCACCACCCAGTAGACTGAAATGCTGCTCTTGCTCTTGTTTTGAGCCATGATCATCACTGAATCCTTGGAGCTGCAAGAAAGGGTACCCATTCTGTGAATCAGACCAAGCCCTCCCTTTCAGATGGGCCAGTGAAGAATTATTCATGACCAATGGTGTCAGCTGCCAAGCACCTTCCGTTGAAGAACCAGGCCCCTCTTTCATCCCACCTCCACTCCTGCTTTTTCTTGCCATTACAGAAAAAAGATCagccataaaaaaatatttaccgTAACACAAACAAATTAAGtacctataaaataaaaaaagaacagaCCTGCAGTAGTAATCTTTGTCTGGTTTAGTGGCGGCGCCTTCTTGAGGGGAAAAATCAACCAGATGAGgccttgaggaagaagatgaatagggaTAAGGGAAAGGGTGGTGGTGGAGATGAGAAATAGGATGATAACCAGGGTGGCTATGGTGGTGGGTGGAAGGGTTTGGGGAGATTGATGATGAGATGGGTGTTGCTGTAGAAGTTGGAGTTTCTAACAGGTGATTGATGGTTGAAGTGGTTGAAGTTGAAGTTGTTGTTGGCATAGCTTCCACAGGCTTTCTTGAACGGTTTCTGCCTCTGTGCATGTGTCTCTCACAGTACTTGGAATCTGGATACGCTTCCTTTGAGCACCTCCACTTCTTCCCATCTGTTCTCCTGCACCTCCCTGGCTCTGGATCGATTTTCCTCCCTAAACCCACCGGGTAACAGTTCCACCCCACTGAACCcacaaatcaaattaaaccaaccCCAGCATTTCCCAAATCAGCATAAATTCATGGATTCACAAATGCGCACACACAGACACGCACAAAGAATATAGAGAAATACACTCCAAGGTATACAGTATACCTCATCTTATTTCAAACCTTTCTTTACAAAGAGAGTACACACATAGATTTCTAGACCTAGTAGTGAGaatcatacacacacacagatatagtGGAGTAATAAGACTTACTGGGTTGAGGTTGTTGAAAGATGAAGTTTGAGGAGAGGGAGGACTCCAAGCTTGTCTTGACTGTGAAGATGAGATCAGGAGGGATGGGTGTGCCAGATATTATGTACTTCAAGATGAGAGCTTGGTGCTCAAGTTCTTGCCACTGGGAATCAGTGAAAGGGAACCTGTAATTTCTTCCACTACTCATCACTGCGgaggaagaatgagaaaaacccatgaaagagaagaaaacagATAGAGCAGAAAAGGCCAAacgaaaaagaaagggaagggaGGTTAAGGAGG is from Diospyros lotus cultivar Yz01 chromosome 2, ASM1463336v1, whole genome shotgun sequence and encodes:
- the LOC127794419 gene encoding growth-regulating factor 1 isoform X1; this encodes MGFSHSSSAVMSSGRNYRFPFTDSQWQELEHQALILKYIISGTPIPPDLIFTVKTSLESSLSSNFIFQQPQPMGWNCYPVGLGRKIDPEPGRCRRTDGKKWRCSKEAYPDSKYCERHMHRGRNRSRKPVEAMPTTTSTSTTSTINHLLETPTSTATPISSSISPNPSTHHHSHPGYHPISHLHHHPFPYPYSSSSSRPHLVDFSPQEGAATKPDKDYYCRKSRSGGGMKEGPGSSTEGAWQLTPLVMNNSSLAHLKGRAWSDSQNGYPFLQLQGFSDDHGSKQEQEQHFSLLGGGEDDRPHKVMHHFIDEWPKNKDSWADSEDKSSSYVPVLTTQLSISIPSSSSHDFFLTQSGD
- the LOC127794419 gene encoding growth-regulating factor 1 isoform X2, encoding MGFSHSSSAVMSSGRNYRFPFTDSQWQELEHQALILKYIISGTPIPPDLIFTVKTSLESSLSSNFIFQQPQPMGWNCYPVGLGRKIDPEPGRCRRTDGKKWRCSKEAYPDSKYCERHMHRGRNRSRKPVEAMPTTTSTSTTSTINHLLETPTSTATPISSSISPNPSTHHHSHPGYHPISHLHHHPFPYPYSSSSSRPHLVDFSPQEGAATKPDKDYYCRSGGGMKEGPGSSTEGAWQLTPLVMNNSSLAHLKGRAWSDSQNGYPFLQLQGFSDDHGSKQEQEQHFSLLGGGEDDRPHKVMHHFIDEWPKNKDSWADSEDKSSSYVPVLTTQLSISIPSSSSHDFFLTQSGD